The Planctomycetaceae bacterium genome contains the following window.
TCCCTGTTACCGTCAGCTCGTGGCTCCACTTCCCGTCGAACTATTCGATAACGTCGAATAGTTGCCCTTGGCACCAGTTCCTTTTCATTGTAACTAGCCTCAGTATTCCCGCTTCCAACCGGTCACTTGCGCGGTTTGAGCGTGCAGGTGTCGATGAGTTTCCCGTCCAGGTCGACGGCTTTCATCTCCAGATGGTCGCGTTTGACTTCGAAGAGCACGTAGTGATTTGCGCCGCTGATGGCCTTGGAGCCTTCGACTTCCTTCGTCCGCAGCGGCCAGCCCAGTCCGCCGGCCTTGCCGGTGATGATCGTGGGCACGCCCTTGCCCGCCGGCGGGACGACGCGCTGGTAGCAGCGGTGGATGTTGCCGATGGCGGCTGTCACGTTGTACTTGACCAGCAGCGGGTCGATCTTTTCGGCGGTGTACTTTGTGCCGTCCTCGTACCATCGCGTGAAGCTCGTGGGCGAGCAGCCGGTCACGTGCGAGTTGAGCACCAGCACGTAATCTTCCTTGGCGTCTTTGAGGACATCCTCGAGCCACTTGAGCCCCGCGCCGCTGGAGTCGTGCGACTGGCCGAAGGTTTCAACGGCCACGAACCGCACGTTGCCGACGGCGACGGTCCAGTTGGCCCAGTCGGCGTCGTCGGGGGGAAAATAGAACGAGCGGCTGAAAGTCGCCGGCGACATCATCTCGGTAATGTTGACCGTGGCAAACAGCGGAATGCTCGCAAACGTCGGCTGCGTGATCCGGAAGAAATCGCTGGTCCACATCGCGTCGACGTTGGGGCAGTTCTGGTAGTTGCCCGTGTGGATGAAGACATCCGGGCTCACCTGGCGCACCTTGGCCATGAAGGCCTCGAACTCCTGCGGGTGGTGGCCGTAGATCATCGTCCCGCCGCCGAGCATGAAGCGGAACCCCACGCCGGTTTTGGGCGTGCGGGCCTCGTACGGTCCGTACTGCTTCGACGCCCCGCCGGCGGAGACGGTGACGGAGTACTTGAACGCTCGCGTGCCTTTGGGCAGCGGGGCCTTAGCCTTGAGCTGGATGAACGGCCCGAGGGTCTGGGTGACCGTGGGCCCCGGCGGATCGGTCGGCGTGACGGCGATGGTGAACTGCGAGGGGATGATCGCCCGGCAGGCCAGGCCGAAGTAGTCCTCGCCGATCATGCCCAGCACGGGCAGGCGATCGAGCACGGCCCGGTCGGGCGGGATAGTCTCCAGCTCCAGGTCGCACGCGACCGCCCCGGCGGGGTAGTTCTTGTGCCAGAAATTGCCCGCCAGTTCGAGCGTGTTGACGCCCTTCTTCAAATCGCCCGCCTCGACGCGCAGGTAGCGGTAGAGCGTGTTTTCATCGTGGTCCAGTTTCGTCTTCTTGCCGTTGAGGACGATCCGGGTCTCCAGCAGCGTCGGGCTGGAGCCGACGTTGTAGCGGTCGACGCTTTCGGCGTTGCTGAGGGCGAAGCTTCCGGCGGGGTTGACGCAGCGAATCTTCAGCAGGCCGATTTTGCCCGGATCGTCGATGGTGAACTCGCACTTGGCCGCGTCGCGGCGATTGGGGTCCGGCGCATGCATCCCGGTGATCGTCGGCGCCGTGCGGCTGTACGTCTGGCCGCCGTCGGTGCTGTAACGCCACTGGGACGGCAAGACGGTTCCTGCCGTGATGTCATCGCCAGCAAGGGCCGCGCCCGCGGTCAGCAGCAATATGCACAAAGCCAAGCGTTTCACGCCGATCATCCTTTGAGCAGTTGGTGGGCTTTTTCCAGTTGAGCGGGGATATCGATCTTCTGCGGGCATTTCTCGCGGCACTTGCCGCACTCGGTGCAGGCGTCGGCGCGTTTGCCAGGGTCCCACGCCACGCCGATGCCGGCGTAGCCCTGGCGGGCGATGTCCCACATGCCATACACGTTGCCGGTGTTGAACTTGTCGAAGATCGAGGGAATGTTCACCTCGGCCGGGCAGGGCATGCAGTAGCGACAGCCCGTGCAGTACAGGTCGGCCAGCTTTTTGAGCCTGGCCATGTGGGCGACGATCGCTTCGCGGTCGGCCGGCGTCAGGGCCACGCCGTCCGACGCCGTCGCCACGTTCTCGCGCACCTGCTGAAGCGTGCTCATGCCCGACAGCGCCACCGAGACGTTGGGATTGGCCAGCACAAACCGCAGGGCCAGTTCCGGCACGCGCTGGATGTTCGGGATCAGCCCCTCGAGCACTTCGCTGGAGGCGCCCAGCCGCCCGCCGGCCACAGGCCCCATCACCACCACGCCGATGCCCTTGGCGTGCGCGCGGGCGATGCCTTCTTCGTGAGCGCGGTTAAGCATGTTGTACTGCAGCGTGATGACCGACGGATACCCGCTGTCGATGAGCTTCATGAGGCCGTCGTTGTCGTCGTGGAACGACGCGCAGATGTGCTTGATCAGGCCTTGCTGCTGGGCTTTGAGCATCCAGGCCCCGACGCGCGGCTGCACGTTTTCGCAGTAGACCTTCCAGTTGATGCCGTGGTGGTTGTAGATGTCGATGCTGTCGACCTGGAGGTTCTTCAGGCTCGTCTCGAGGTGCCCCCACCATTCCTTCTCATCCTCGCCGTAGTAGTGGTTCTTGGTGGAGACGACCACTTTGTCGCGCCAACCCTTGAGCGCCTCCCCGACGGCGATCTGGCTCTCGCCGCCGTGGTAGAACACGGCCGTGTCGATGTAATTCACGCCGCCGCGGAACGCTTCGTGAATCATGGCCACCGCCGCCTCGCGGTCGACGTGCTGGGCGTCGCCCTCCTGCACGGTGGGCAGGCGCATGCAGCCGATGCCCAGTTGCGAGACCTTCAATCCGGTGCGGCCCAGGGTGCGGTAAATCATCATGCTTCCTTTGTGAATGCGTTAAGCGGCAGGAACCTCTGTCAGGTGGATACTATCCTACTGGCGGCTCAGTACAAGGGCGAATTACAATGGCACCGGTGCGGCATAACTGGGACTATCTGATTGTGACGGCCTCGGACGACGCCCAGGCGGCGGCGTGCGAGGCGCAGCTTCGTCATCGCGTGCAATTGGGGCTGCTTGCCGGCGTGGGCGAGGCGCTGGTGGTGGGCGACCCGATGGGGCGGCGCATCGGCTCGGGCGGAAGCACTATCCGCTGCCTGATGGAATTGCTGGGGCGGCGACTGGGGGCGGCAGCGCCTGACCGCACGCGATGGGGCGACGAACTGCGGCGCCTTCGGGTGTTGATCATTCATGGCGGCGGCGACTCCCGCCGCCTGCCGGCATACAGTCCCTGCGGCAAAGTGTTCGTTCCCGTCCCGGGCGCCTGCGGGGCGGCCCTGCCGGCGGCGCTGCTGGACCGCCAGCTTGCGACGTACCTTGCCCTTGCGCCCGGCGGCAGCGGCGCGGGACAGTTTGTCATCGCAGCCGGCGACGCGCTGCTGCTGTTCGACCCGGCTTCGGTGCGCCTCGACCGGGCTGGGCTGACCGGTCTGGCCACTCCCGCCCCGCCGGAACAGGCCGCCCGCCACGGCGTATTCTGCACGCAGGAGGATGCGGCGGTCAGCCTGTACCTCCAGAAACCCACCTGCCAGCAGCAGGCGCGCTGCGGCGCGATCGGCACTGACGGCCGCACGCTGCTCGACACCGGCTTGATGAGTTTCGACGCCGAGTTCGCCGTCGCGCTTCTGGGGCTGGTCAGCCCCCAGAGCGGCGCCGACGGAGCGTTGACCTGGAGCGGACCGGTCGCGGCGGCCATCGAATCGTCCGGGCTGGACTTCTATCGCGAGATCTGTTGCGCCCTGGGAACGCAGACGTCGATCGAGCGGTTGATCGAATCGTCATCCGCCGCCGGCGGCCGCTGCAGCGAAGCGGTGCTGGGCGAGATATTCCAAGCGCTCTCCTCCATGCCGTTCAGCGCCGAGGTGCTGCCGGAGTGCGGCTTTTTGCATTGGGGAACGACGGGGCAACTGATCTCGAGCGGCCTGGCCCTGCTGTCGCACGACGGCCAGCCGACGCCGGACGAACATCGGCTGCTCATTGGCAGCGTGAGCGGCCCGCGCGGGCGCCTCAGCGGCGGACCGGCCTGGATCGAGGGCTGCCGCATCGACGACGAGGTGGACCTTGGAGGCGACAACGTCCTCATCGGCGCCGACATCGAGATGCCGCTGCACCTGCCCCCGCAGGCGTGCCTGGACGTGGCCGCCGGTTCAGACCGTCACGGCAAGGGCGCGTGGTTCGTCCGCTGCTACCATCGGGACGATGACTTCAAATTGCCCGTCGACGACGCGAGGTTCTGCGGCCGCCCGCTGGCGCAGTGGCTGGCCGCCGTCGGCGCCCGCGAGGCGGACATCCTGGACGCCCGCCTCCAGGGCGCACGGCCTGCTCTGTGGGAGGCGAGGCTCTTTCCAGCGGGGGCAGTTGCGACGACATGGCGGGACTGGCTGTGGATGCTGCAACCGGAAACGGCCACCTCCCAGCAGAAGCAGGCGTACCTGGAAGCCGATCGCTACAGCCTGGCGGAGATGGCGCGGCAGATCGACCCGGGCGCCTTCATAGAGCGGCGCGGTCTGCTGCACATCGAGCAGTTGCGCCGCAGCATCGGCTGCCTGTTCGACAGCGACGGCACACTCTCCGCGGCGGATCTGATCTTTGCCCTTCGCTGCTGCGACGACTGCACGGGTTGGGTGCTGGACATTCTCGATCACGCGCGGCTGCGACAGGCCCAGCGTCAGTCTCCGCCGGGGCTGAACTGGCTGGACTTCAGCCAGGGTCTGCACACGCTGGCGACGGCAGTGGAAGGCCTTCCCGGCGACGCGTCGGCGCCGATCAATCGCGTGCTTCCGGGGCTGGGCTCGCGTGCCTCGGTCGAGTTGCGGACGTGGCTGGGACAGATGGCCCTGGTGCCCGACGTGGGCACCAGCGTGCGGGAATGGTCCGCCCGGTTGCGCCGCGTGGCGCTGGACAACCTGGCCGTGACGATCTTATCCGGCCGCACCATGCCTCCCGCGCCGCGATGCGCCCTGGCCCGCGGGCAGACGGTGCGGGCCCAGGCGCCGGCGCGGCTGGACCTGGCCGGGGGATGGACCGATACGCCCCCCTACTCGCTCCAGCGCGGCGGGCGGGTGGTCAACGCGGCCGTCATGCTCGACGGGCGGTTACCCATCAGCGTCGAGCTGCGCCTCATCGACGAGCCGGTCGTCACGGTTGAATCGCTCGACCAGGGCGCGTCGCTGCGGATCACGACGGTGGAGGAACTGCTGGACTATCGCGACGTGACGGGCGAGTTTTCGCTGGTCAAAGCCGCCCTGGACTTGAGCGGCTTGTCTCCGCGAGGCCCCCGCGACGGCGGAGCCACGCTGCAGGCGATGCTGGAGGCCTTCGGCGGCGGCATTGAGGTGCGGATGCACTCGGCGGTTCCCCGCGGCAGCGGCCTGGGCGCCAGCAGCATCATGGCCGCAGCGTTGCTGGCGGGGCTGGCACAGATGCAGGGGCGGTCGCTGGAGCGGCGGGACCTGTTCCACCAGGTGCTGTGCCTGGAACAGGCGACGACGGCAGGGGGCGGTTGGCAGGACCAGGTCGGCGGCGGCGTCGAAGGCGTCAAGCTGATCTCGACGCAGGCCGGTCTGGCCAGCGATCCCCAGATCCGCCCGCTGCCCGGCGACGTGCTCGACCCGCGAAGCAATGGCGGCAGGACGCTGCTGTACTACACCGGCATCGCCCGCCTGGCGCGCAACATCCTGCAGGAGGTGGCCGGGGGATGGATGAGTCGCGATCGCCGCGTGGTCGACGCGCTGGAACAGATGCCGGCGCTGGCAGCCGCCGTCGCACGGGCGATGGAAGAACGCGACCTTCCGGGCCTGGGGCGGCTGATCGGCCAGGCATGGCGGTTGAACAAGCAATTATGCAGCCACACGAGCAATGACCAGATCGAGGACCTGCTGGCGCGGGTGGAAGAGCACGTGTACGGGGCCAAGCTGCTCGGCGCCGGCGGCGGGGGATTCCTGCTGATGGTCTGCAAGAGCGCCCAGGACGCCGCGCGGGTGTGCGGCCTGCTGAGCGTGGCACAGCCTTTCCAGGCTGTGGCTTCACAGGCTGGAAAGCCTGTGCCACCGGATCCCTCCAGGCGATTCTACGATTTCCAGGTCAGCCCCCAGGGACTGACGGTGAGCGTGGTTTGAGCCAAAACCGGCCGGGTGGCATGGCGACACGCGTTGTTCAGCGGGTCGCCATGCCACCCGTCAATCATCCATCAGCGACCTCAGCGGCTGATTACTCGCTCGTCTGGCCGGGCCAGACCACTTTGCCTTCGGTGTTGATGTACAGCATCTGATTTTCGCTGGGGTACACTGCGGCCAGGGGGCCCTTGAACGCAGTCACCGCCTCGTACTGCGCCGCCAC
Protein-coding sequences here:
- a CDS encoding aldo/keto reductase; translation: MIYRTLGRTGLKVSQLGIGCMRLPTVQEGDAQHVDREAAVAMIHEAFRGGVNYIDTAVFYHGGESQIAVGEALKGWRDKVVVSTKNHYYGEDEKEWWGHLETSLKNLQVDSIDIYNHHGINWKVYCENVQPRVGAWMLKAQQQGLIKHICASFHDDNDGLMKLIDSGYPSVITLQYNMLNRAHEEGIARAHAKGIGVVVMGPVAGGRLGASSEVLEGLIPNIQRVPELALRFVLANPNVSVALSGMSTLQQVRENVATASDGVALTPADREAIVAHMARLKKLADLYCTGCRYCMPCPAEVNIPSIFDKFNTGNVYGMWDIARQGYAGIGVAWDPGKRADACTECGKCREKCPQKIDIPAQLEKAHQLLKG
- a CDS encoding L-fucokinase, yielding MAPVRHNWDYLIVTASDDAQAAACEAQLRHRVQLGLLAGVGEALVVGDPMGRRIGSGGSTIRCLMELLGRRLGAAAPDRTRWGDELRRLRVLIIHGGGDSRRLPAYSPCGKVFVPVPGACGAALPAALLDRQLATYLALAPGGSGAGQFVIAAGDALLLFDPASVRLDRAGLTGLATPAPPEQAARHGVFCTQEDAAVSLYLQKPTCQQQARCGAIGTDGRTLLDTGLMSFDAEFAVALLGLVSPQSGADGALTWSGPVAAAIESSGLDFYREICCALGTQTSIERLIESSSAAGGRCSEAVLGEIFQALSSMPFSAEVLPECGFLHWGTTGQLISSGLALLSHDGQPTPDEHRLLIGSVSGPRGRLSGGPAWIEGCRIDDEVDLGGDNVLIGADIEMPLHLPPQACLDVAAGSDRHGKGAWFVRCYHRDDDFKLPVDDARFCGRPLAQWLAAVGAREADILDARLQGARPALWEARLFPAGAVATTWRDWLWMLQPETATSQQKQAYLEADRYSLAEMARQIDPGAFIERRGLLHIEQLRRSIGCLFDSDGTLSAADLIFALRCCDDCTGWVLDILDHARLRQAQRQSPPGLNWLDFSQGLHTLATAVEGLPGDASAPINRVLPGLGSRASVELRTWLGQMALVPDVGTSVREWSARLRRVALDNLAVTILSGRTMPPAPRCALARGQTVRAQAPARLDLAGGWTDTPPYSLQRGGRVVNAAVMLDGRLPISVELRLIDEPVVTVESLDQGASLRITTVEELLDYRDVTGEFSLVKAALDLSGLSPRGPRDGGATLQAMLEAFGGGIEVRMHSAVPRGSGLGASSIMAAALLAGLAQMQGRSLERRDLFHQVLCLEQATTAGGGWQDQVGGGVEGVKLISTQAGLASDPQIRPLPGDVLDPRSNGGRTLLYYTGIARLARNILQEVAGGWMSRDRRVVDALEQMPALAAAVARAMEERDLPGLGRLIGQAWRLNKQLCSHTSNDQIEDLLARVEEHVYGAKLLGAGGGGFLLMVCKSAQDAARVCGLLSVAQPFQAVASQAGKPVPPDPSRRFYDFQVSPQGLTVSVV